From Magnetospirillum sp. WYHS-4, a single genomic window includes:
- a CDS encoding restriction endonuclease, producing MEGHIYSPQDLLDMRWDRFETLVVDTIRQLYGQYQISTEQTSLSHDGGRDAESHHVLAIGLGEDLSVSVRVFLEVKKRSTENVGKGDIGSHLIDAFANKVTKIIFVTNSDFSENLPLWIGAFCAPLNIQFSLINGVRLIKLLNNEIGNPQVPDRTVDDQIIGKVTFSLSPTDALPSSAKCMVRPDRPVFAIIDVAIGEDVAPFYAKLSMRLIDEDAASIFGINDTQSQPILLSPGTRRRWVFAIWPGLAGHWDGCDFNIDQEGFPSPLRLSVINSFQVSEIGLQPMMVGGQKTAYKQIQSALNTWRNTGGSALRILLSPGGLGKSFLIGCLRRDIQSWGIRTLMLDGEAIESDTALITASFTTLFPFARNSFEPGLKPALLRWLECLDLSPQLRRLVADDLCDSGRLRADNYNPAIRAQLLAALLAEAGAARGLVFIFEDLHKVPPSVLSLLADTLRQLRSTGMGNIFLLLTSRPFSDSGTHDLARDWLQRLQKISALAEDALLHLRPLQDDEARQLLRSTVPTLSEAQTESIIQQVGTSPFNLREAVLYLKLLGLLGYVGTGQTPVLLRPDKLNALLGHDGLKTTTQKRLQVFFKNQPSWLQKMVEAGACYGRQFPFRETAAVALMPDSEDALDALDECARWSIVLPVPGCAELIEFDHDLVRAALLSGLAPHKHQRLASGLLAELEADADALLLSSLAYQAGQAEKAFTFARTAAKAGSERGRPADALRANYIALLTLDPAWASQNEGDDSWIDLAIQVAAPARRDFDNWQARDREALAILLDNLQSLGSVSSGSGRLSDAILSEARMVAERLQDHGCIAALTAMQGRMLFEQNDVAKALAHHEEAERIFNEQGLMRNIERAENLIRLAICLRQNGRTEDSLNALGQAISHRPKAAWSLLNKVRSNLGAIYLRSDWTVVRYHWERQLRSARVHGLLSRQAHALASLSFINLFDGRLAEGRRQAEESLLIARRHEMENTALRCDLNLSVAWLMEGNAEAALQCLGEAEAIALRHNVGRRLWRVYANLATTWEILGDDAKAVAHDIQTLTCLDATNWEADRIARHGRELLPLINLASRTLANPDTYGAALALMNPACRDGLLLLAQNLEDGQATVLSPVNLKYRVPIYGRHRFLITE from the coding sequence ATGGAAGGTCACATTTACAGTCCTCAGGACCTACTGGATATGCGGTGGGACCGTTTTGAGACGCTGGTCGTTGATACGATCCGTCAATTATACGGCCAATACCAGATTTCGACCGAGCAAACGTCGCTTAGCCATGATGGCGGCCGGGATGCAGAGTCCCATCATGTGCTGGCGATCGGACTTGGCGAAGACCTTTCTGTGAGCGTAAGAGTATTTCTCGAGGTAAAGAAAAGATCGACCGAAAATGTTGGCAAAGGTGATATTGGATCTCATCTTATAGACGCCTTCGCCAACAAAGTAACGAAGATCATTTTCGTCACTAATAGTGATTTTTCAGAAAATTTACCTTTGTGGATTGGCGCGTTTTGCGCACCGCTTAATATTCAGTTCAGCTTGATTAATGGCGTACGCCTTATTAAACTGTTAAACAACGAGATTGGAAATCCACAGGTTCCAGATAGGACAGTCGATGATCAGATCATCGGCAAGGTAACCTTCTCGCTTTCTCCAACCGATGCGCTTCCGAGCAGCGCCAAATGCATGGTACGGCCTGATCGGCCAGTTTTTGCCATCATTGATGTCGCCATCGGTGAAGACGTGGCGCCGTTCTATGCCAAATTATCCATGAGGCTGATCGATGAGGACGCGGCCTCGATATTCGGCATAAATGACACGCAGTCACAGCCAATTCTCCTGTCTCCGGGCACACGCCGGCGCTGGGTTTTCGCCATTTGGCCTGGCCTGGCCGGACACTGGGACGGCTGTGATTTCAACATCGACCAGGAAGGTTTCCCGAGCCCGTTACGGCTGTCGGTCATCAATTCCTTCCAGGTCTCTGAAATCGGCCTTCAGCCGATGATGGTCGGTGGTCAGAAGACCGCCTACAAGCAGATCCAATCCGCATTGAATACTTGGCGCAACACTGGTGGAAGCGCCCTTCGCATATTGCTTTCCCCCGGCGGTTTAGGCAAATCGTTTCTGATCGGATGCCTTAGGCGGGATATCCAGTCATGGGGTATCAGGACGTTGATGCTTGATGGGGAAGCCATCGAGTCGGATACGGCACTGATAACGGCTAGCTTCACCACCTTGTTTCCGTTTGCACGCAACTCTTTCGAGCCGGGGCTGAAACCAGCCCTGCTCCGCTGGCTGGAATGCTTGGATCTGTCGCCGCAGCTACGCCGGCTCGTTGCCGATGATCTGTGTGATTCCGGCAGGTTACGGGCCGATAATTACAATCCGGCTATTCGGGCTCAATTATTGGCGGCCCTTCTCGCCGAGGCCGGAGCGGCACGGGGCCTGGTATTCATTTTCGAAGACCTTCACAAGGTTCCTCCCTCTGTTTTGTCCCTGCTGGCGGACACGCTGCGCCAACTCCGCTCGACCGGAATGGGCAACATCTTCCTTTTGCTGACATCGCGTCCGTTCTCTGACAGCGGCACCCACGATCTTGCTCGCGACTGGCTGCAGCGGCTTCAGAAAATCTCGGCGCTGGCCGAGGATGCGCTGCTGCATTTGCGCCCCCTTCAAGACGATGAAGCCCGGCAGCTTCTGCGCAGCACGGTGCCCACTCTGTCGGAGGCGCAGACTGAAAGCATTATCCAGCAAGTGGGAACATCGCCGTTCAATCTTCGAGAAGCGGTTCTTTATCTGAAGCTGTTGGGGCTTTTGGGATATGTCGGAACCGGGCAGACCCCGGTTCTTTTACGGCCGGACAAGTTAAACGCGCTGCTTGGTCATGACGGGTTGAAAACCACCACGCAGAAAAGACTGCAGGTGTTCTTTAAGAACCAACCCTCATGGCTGCAAAAGATGGTTGAGGCAGGCGCCTGTTATGGTCGTCAGTTTCCATTCCGGGAGACCGCCGCCGTCGCCCTCATGCCGGACAGCGAAGACGCACTGGACGCTTTGGATGAATGCGCTCGTTGGAGCATCGTCCTTCCGGTGCCTGGCTGCGCTGAGTTGATCGAATTCGACCATGATCTGGTGCGCGCGGCCCTGCTGAGCGGATTGGCTCCGCACAAGCATCAAAGACTGGCCAGTGGATTGCTGGCCGAGCTGGAAGCTGACGCCGACGCTTTGCTGCTGTCGTCGCTTGCTTATCAGGCAGGCCAGGCGGAAAAGGCCTTCACCTTCGCCCGAACGGCTGCCAAGGCTGGCAGCGAACGGGGGCGTCCTGCGGATGCATTGCGCGCCAACTACATTGCATTACTGACACTCGATCCGGCATGGGCGAGCCAGAATGAGGGGGATGACAGCTGGATTGATCTCGCGATTCAGGTCGCAGCTCCGGCTCGCCGCGACTTCGACAATTGGCAGGCACGCGACCGTGAGGCGCTGGCAATCCTGCTGGATAATCTTCAAAGCCTGGGAAGCGTCTCGTCGGGAAGTGGACGATTGAGCGATGCCATCCTCAGCGAAGCGAGAATGGTCGCCGAACGGCTGCAAGACCATGGATGCATTGCCGCTCTCACGGCCATGCAGGGGCGAATGCTGTTCGAGCAAAATGACGTCGCCAAGGCCTTGGCTCACCATGAAGAGGCCGAGCGGATTTTCAACGAACAGGGGCTGATGCGAAATATTGAGCGTGCTGAAAATCTGATCCGATTGGCGATCTGCCTTCGACAGAACGGGCGCACGGAGGATTCCTTGAACGCCCTTGGCCAGGCAATCAGTCATCGGCCGAAAGCCGCCTGGTCACTGCTGAACAAGGTCCGCTCGAACCTGGGAGCCATTTATCTGCGATCAGACTGGACCGTCGTACGCTATCACTGGGAACGGCAGCTCCGCTCTGCCAGGGTCCACGGCCTGCTGTCGCGCCAGGCTCATGCCCTTGCCAGCCTATCCTTTATCAACCTGTTTGACGGGCGTTTAGCCGAAGGCCGCCGGCAGGCAGAGGAAAGTCTTCTGATCGCCCGCCGACACGAGATGGAAAACACCGCGCTGCGGTGTGATCTCAACCTTTCCGTTGCCTGGCTGATGGAGGGCAATGCCGAAGCGGCACTGCAATGCTTGGGCGAAGCGGAAGCCATTGCTTTGCGGCATAATGTCGGCCGCCGTCTCTGGCGGGTATATGCCAATCTCGCCACCACCTGGGAGATACTGGGTGATGACGCCAAGGCGGTCGCGCATGACATCCAGACACTGACCTGCCTGGATGCGACCAATTGGGAAGCGGACAGGATTGCCCGTCATGGGCGCGAGCTTCTGCCATTGATCAATCTTGCGTCACGCACTCTGGCGAATCCAGACACTTATGGGGCTGCATTGGCGCTGATGAATCCCGCATGCCGTGACGGGTTGCTTCTGCTGGCGCAAAACCTGGAAGATGGTCAGGCCACCGTCTTATCCCCCGTCAATCTGAAATATCGTGTCCCGATCTATGGGCGTCACCGTTTCCTCATCACCGAATGA
- a CDS encoding glycosyltransferase family 4 protein, with protein sequence MAVFIDAVELLLSVDLPPFRVRIVGGTAEEAADLENTLLRATENIRHAIEAGRFEIWSRVDGYSLPEIYSRSTVVCLPSLREQFGMVAVEAMMCGTPVVATRTGGLQDIIAHDVNGYLVDRLNAPGLAAALAQFVRNDRLGRWMGNNAALWSRDRFSLDAVAERYLGLYGELLAPSNSDPSLPGATLSINDNLIEARRPLVERLLGGRIDSWKDVSSSPTPSFLISSQKGEFFLKIHQERPPSLTCLVPSPLEMDAPPIAPERVKMACLLTAVPVAPRVVAADEEAGLLVQEKLLEDHEAEPAVAEELMMAASRQFQTLFVVKDDGATAYLSALDGMSVASDMQEAVQQFDRAAAQLSAQCLKGGRLRLRKCHPQVELFRLEETLKRDAWSFPPEFALRAKGLVRFLAHCRPLSRVLPRLQHGSMKREHLMRRLDGSPAVCDLDHAGFYAGPHDLAHWFHDQHAHQSSPSPYAMLCRLAELAKSDEDLFLGALWMAIFPLFNAQWRFARGDWRIRSWDMQLLASYQEAFCKVVIR encoded by the coding sequence TTGGCTGTTTTCATTGATGCGGTGGAGCTTTTGCTATCGGTGGATCTTCCGCCATTCCGCGTGCGCATTGTCGGCGGAACGGCAGAAGAGGCGGCCGATCTTGAGAACACCTTGCTGCGTGCTACGGAAAATATACGTCATGCCATCGAAGCCGGCCGATTTGAGATATGGAGCCGGGTCGATGGTTATTCCCTGCCCGAAATCTACAGCCGCAGTACCGTCGTCTGTCTCCCCTCCTTGCGCGAACAGTTTGGAATGGTCGCCGTTGAGGCGATGATGTGCGGAACGCCCGTGGTCGCCACCAGGACGGGAGGGCTTCAGGACATCATTGCCCATGACGTGAACGGTTACTTGGTGGATCGGCTGAATGCGCCAGGACTTGCTGCCGCCCTGGCGCAGTTTGTCAGAAACGACCGTTTGGGCCGCTGGATGGGAAACAACGCCGCGCTGTGGAGTCGGGATCGTTTTTCACTCGATGCGGTGGCGGAACGCTATCTCGGGCTTTACGGGGAACTTCTGGCGCCGTCGAACAGCGATCCCTCGCTTCCCGGGGCAACCTTATCCATCAATGATAACCTGATAGAGGCTCGCCGGCCTTTGGTGGAGAGGTTGTTGGGAGGGCGGATCGACAGCTGGAAAGATGTCTCGTCCAGTCCGACGCCCAGCTTCCTTATCTCATCGCAGAAAGGCGAATTCTTCCTCAAGATTCATCAAGAGCGCCCTCCCTCCTTGACCTGTCTGGTGCCCAGCCCGCTTGAGATGGATGCCCCCCCCATCGCCCCGGAGCGGGTGAAGATGGCTTGCCTTCTGACGGCAGTGCCGGTTGCCCCACGTGTTGTCGCGGCGGACGAGGAAGCAGGTTTGCTGGTCCAGGAGAAACTGCTGGAAGATCATGAAGCCGAGCCGGCTGTAGCTGAGGAACTCATGATGGCCGCTTCCCGGCAGTTCCAGACTCTGTTCGTGGTGAAGGATGATGGGGCAACGGCTTATCTGTCCGCCCTGGACGGCATGTCGGTGGCCAGCGATATGCAGGAAGCCGTGCAGCAGTTCGACCGGGCAGCCGCACAGTTAAGTGCTCAATGCTTAAAAGGGGGGCGGCTGCGCTTGCGCAAATGCCATCCGCAGGTGGAATTATTCCGCCTTGAGGAAACGTTGAAGCGAGATGCGTGGTCGTTTCCGCCCGAGTTCGCCCTGCGCGCGAAGGGGCTTGTGCGCTTTCTTGCCCATTGTCGGCCATTGTCGCGTGTCTTGCCGCGTCTCCAGCACGGCAGCATGAAACGCGAACATCTTATGCGTCGTCTTGATGGCAGTCCGGCTGTTTGCGATCTTGATCATGCCGGTTTCTATGCGGGGCCGCACGATCTTGCGCATTGGTTCCACGACCAGCATGCCCACCAGTCATCCCCATCCCCCTATGCCATGCTTTGCCGCTTGGCCGAATTGGCGAAAAGCGATGAGGACCTGTTCCTGGGCGCTCTGTGGATGGCGATTTTTCCCTTGTTCAACGCTCAATGGCGGTTTGCCCGCGGGGATTGGCGTATCCGGTCATGGGATATGCAACTGCTCGCCAGCTACCAAGAGGCTTTCTGCAAAGTCGTCATTCGGTGA
- the queF gene encoding preQ(1) synthase, with translation MSETSAPRLAQLGARIDLPASPEAAVLECVPNPHPGETYLVRFTAPEFTSLCPVTGQPDFAHLVLDYVPAGKLVESKSLKLYLGSFRNHGGFHEDCTLAIAKKVRVAAGPLWLRIGGYWYPRGGIPIDVFWQSGPPPAGLWLPDQGVPGYRGRG, from the coding sequence ATGAGTGAAACATCGGCTCCGCGCCTTGCCCAACTGGGCGCCAGGATCGACCTGCCGGCCTCGCCCGAGGCGGCGGTGCTGGAATGCGTGCCCAATCCCCATCCCGGCGAAACCTATCTGGTGCGCTTCACGGCGCCTGAGTTCACCTCGCTCTGTCCCGTGACCGGACAACCGGATTTCGCCCATCTGGTGCTGGACTACGTACCGGCCGGGAAGCTGGTGGAAAGCAAGTCGCTGAAGCTCTACCTGGGAAGCTTCCGCAACCACGGCGGCTTTCACGAGGACTGCACCCTCGCCATCGCCAAGAAGGTCCGTGTGGCCGCGGGGCCGCTGTGGCTGCGCATCGGCGGCTACTGGTATCCGCGCGGCGGGATTCCCATCGACGTGTTCTGGCAGTCGGGGCCGCCGCCCGCCGGGCTGTGGCTGCCCGACCAGGGCGTGCCGGGCTACCGGGGGCGCGGGTAA
- a CDS encoding aminotransferase class III-fold pyridoxal phosphate-dependent enzyme, translated as MSSNSLAEHWMPYTANRDFKAAPRLFVKADGVWYTDHAGRRVLDGCSGLFCVPAGHARREIAQAIHDQVLEIDYISHYQIGAPPAFELARRLAALTPGDLNRLFFTSSGSDAVDTALKIALAYHRARGEGRRLKVVARERAFHGATLAGTTLGGLVNNRRAFGIEIPGVLHMRHTGLPANAFCRGQPEEGGDLADDLKRFIDHHGAETIAACIVEPIAGSTGALVAPRGYLERLRSLCDEHGILLIFDEVITGFGRTGSAFAAQEFGVVPDIVTMAKALTNGCMPMGAVAVREGIHDAIVDSAPAGAIEFFHGHTASGHPVAAAAALATLGIYENEGLFARAVRLSPIFLDAVFGLRDLPAVKGLRGQGMMAAFDLAPGRGVGAMKALFDAGLHVKFTGDTGILAPPFVIDEDGLARMAHILRDVLEKTEA; from the coding sequence ATGAGCAGCAACAGCCTTGCCGAACACTGGATGCCCTACACGGCCAACCGCGACTTCAAGGCCGCGCCGCGCCTGTTCGTCAAGGCGGATGGCGTCTGGTACACCGACCACGCGGGCCGCCGGGTGCTCGACGGCTGTTCGGGCCTGTTCTGCGTTCCGGCCGGCCACGCCCGCCGCGAGATCGCCCAGGCCATCCACGACCAGGTGCTGGAGATCGACTACATCTCCCATTACCAGATCGGCGCGCCGCCCGCCTTCGAACTGGCCCGCCGCCTGGCCGCGCTCACGCCCGGCGATCTGAACCGGCTGTTCTTCACCTCCTCGGGCTCGGACGCGGTGGACACGGCGCTGAAGATCGCACTCGCCTACCACCGGGCGCGGGGCGAAGGGCGGCGGCTCAAGGTGGTGGCGCGCGAGCGGGCCTTTCACGGCGCCACCCTGGCCGGTACCACCCTGGGCGGTCTGGTCAACAACCGGCGCGCCTTCGGCATCGAGATTCCCGGTGTTCTGCACATGCGCCACACCGGCCTGCCCGCCAACGCCTTTTGCCGCGGCCAACCGGAGGAAGGGGGCGACCTCGCCGACGACCTCAAGCGCTTCATCGACCACCATGGCGCGGAAACCATCGCCGCCTGCATCGTCGAGCCCATCGCCGGTTCCACCGGCGCCCTGGTGGCGCCCCGGGGCTACCTGGAACGCCTGCGGAGCCTTTGCGACGAACACGGCATCCTGCTGATCTTCGACGAGGTCATCACCGGCTTCGGCCGAACCGGTTCCGCCTTCGCCGCCCAGGAATTCGGCGTCGTCCCCGACATCGTGACGATGGCCAAGGCGCTGACCAACGGCTGCATGCCCATGGGCGCCGTGGCAGTGCGGGAGGGCATCCACGACGCTATTGTCGATTCCGCACCGGCGGGCGCCATCGAGTTCTTCCACGGCCATACGGCTTCCGGCCACCCGGTGGCCGCCGCCGCCGCCTTGGCGACGTTGGGAATCTATGAAAATGAAGGCCTGTTCGCCCGCGCCGTCCGTCTGTCCCCGATCTTTCTGGACGCGGTTTTCGGGCTGCGGGACCTGCCGGCGGTCAAGGGATTGCGGGGCCAAGGGATGATGGCCGCCTTCGATCTGGCGCCTGGGCGGGGCGTCGGGGCCATGAAGGCCCTGTTCGACGCCGGCCTGCACGTCAAGTTCACCGGCGATACCGGCATTCTCGCCCCGCCCTTCGTCATCGACGAGGACGGCTTGGCGCGGATGGCCCACATCCTGCGGGACGTCCTGGAAAAAACCGAGGCCTGA
- a CDS encoding class I SAM-dependent methyltransferase, with the protein MWTDAVDLRDFYATSLGRVAGRVIANQVRQIWPDVKGMNVLGLGFATPFLNPFRNEAARLLAAMPAQQGVLPWPTEGRNLTTLVDEADLPFPDLSMDRVLLVHGLECAEPLRPMMREIWRVLAGGGRLLVVVPNRRGLWARFERSPFGHGRPYSSGQLSRALRDCLFTPAQSYPALFVPPLRSRTVLSTARAWETLGQRWFPAFGGVVMIEATKQIYAGHLATPLPKRAKGYLPLAQRRTTPQARG; encoded by the coding sequence ATGTGGACCGACGCGGTCGACTTGCGGGACTTCTACGCCACCAGCCTGGGGCGGGTGGCGGGGCGGGTCATCGCCAACCAAGTGCGCCAGATATGGCCCGACGTCAAAGGGATGAACGTCCTGGGCCTGGGCTTCGCCACGCCCTTCCTCAACCCCTTCCGCAACGAGGCGGCGCGGCTGCTGGCGGCCATGCCGGCCCAGCAGGGCGTGCTGCCCTGGCCGACGGAGGGGCGCAACCTGACGACCCTTGTGGACGAAGCCGACCTGCCGTTTCCCGACCTGTCCATGGACCGGGTATTGCTCGTCCACGGCCTGGAATGCGCCGAACCTCTGCGTCCCATGATGCGCGAGATCTGGCGGGTGCTGGCCGGCGGAGGCCGGCTATTGGTGGTGGTGCCCAACCGGCGCGGGCTCTGGGCCCGTTTCGAGCGCAGCCCATTCGGCCACGGCCGGCCCTATTCATCGGGCCAGCTTTCCCGCGCCTTGCGCGATTGCCTGTTCACCCCGGCCCAGTCCTACCCGGCATTGTTCGTCCCGCCCTTGCGCTCGCGCACGGTTCTGAGTACGGCCCGCGCATGGGAAACCCTGGGTCAGCGCTGGTTCCCGGCGTTCGGTGGGGTAGTGATGATCGAGGCCACCAAACAGATCTACGCCGGCCACCTCGCCACCCCCCTGCCCAAACGCGCCAAGGGCTACCTCCCTTTAGCGCAAAGACGCACGACACCGCAGGCGAGGGGGTAG